The following are encoded in a window of Streptomyces sp. 11x1 genomic DNA:
- a CDS encoding alpha/beta fold hydrolase, giving the protein MKRVRRITSAVPSKVASAVFSPLPVGRDRALGLSERLAAATSLTSSLEYLTQRHEMGKGGMNDWEIAKDSIAHANPLLRRLVDVVSGPRTTTALHLTRAGVATAMLLPGRANWRGAGSLFLGATSALLGPRQHYGSDGADQVATLVQLATGGARLVPSPAAKDALLWYVALQSNLSYLVSGWVKLLGPDWRDGSALSGVMRTHTYGHEGMHSWIRSNPRAARLLAHSVLALECLFPLAYLKEGRLTRPVLASAAAFHLANGYFMGLGRFATAFPAMHPLVAYTAAPRSHPAVAGRDDRALPAALTLLAGATAVAAGTAVQRRIRATEGWRTSRVLTTRHGNRLQYEEMSVGDGERPVFVLAAGLLSTSEHYAWISERLSHETPYGVIAYARAGYAGSRRRATTVYRLSESVDDLVDLVNGAVAPHRKVILVGHSIGGELVRRATRHLGDRVHGVVYLDSSHPDQFNRSAQQRVTGAGLGGTFASMSRALRLGTGALLTHPWWIRELPAAYQEKVFAQYADARMWYAARREWKALQEDFAAYPGRLPTIEGVPGLVISAQRTVDRDPDQLLMHRELAEAHRGAPSETVVVEGAGHDTLLLNSRLANQVTDRVLAFFQRLDEGTRAPRRSRSVTLGKEAAR; this is encoded by the coding sequence ATGAAACGCGTCCGAAGGATCACTTCCGCGGTGCCGAGCAAGGTCGCCTCCGCGGTGTTCAGCCCGCTGCCGGTCGGCCGTGACCGTGCGCTGGGGCTGTCGGAGCGGCTGGCCGCCGCGACGAGCCTCACCTCGTCCCTCGAATACCTCACCCAGCGCCACGAGATGGGCAAGGGGGGCATGAACGACTGGGAGATCGCCAAGGACAGCATCGCGCACGCGAATCCCCTGCTGCGTCGGCTGGTCGACGTCGTCAGTGGGCCACGGACCACGACGGCCCTGCATCTCACGCGGGCCGGGGTCGCCACCGCGATGCTGCTGCCGGGCAGGGCGAACTGGCGCGGGGCGGGCAGCCTCTTCCTGGGAGCGACCTCCGCTCTGCTCGGCCCCCGTCAGCACTACGGCAGCGACGGCGCCGACCAGGTGGCGACCCTTGTCCAGCTCGCGACCGGCGGCGCCCGGCTGGTGCCCTCCCCGGCCGCCAAGGACGCGCTGCTCTGGTACGTCGCCCTGCAGTCCAACCTCTCCTACCTGGTCTCCGGCTGGGTCAAGCTGCTCGGCCCGGACTGGCGGGACGGCTCCGCCCTGTCCGGCGTGATGCGCACCCACACCTACGGCCACGAGGGCATGCACTCATGGATCCGGAGCAACCCCCGGGCCGCCAGGCTGCTCGCCCACAGTGTGCTGGCGCTGGAGTGCCTCTTCCCGCTGGCCTATCTCAAGGAGGGCCGGCTGACCCGTCCCGTCCTCGCGAGCGCCGCCGCTTTCCACCTTGCCAACGGCTACTTCATGGGGCTCGGCAGGTTCGCCACCGCGTTCCCCGCGATGCACCCCCTGGTCGCCTACACGGCGGCCCCCCGCAGCCACCCGGCCGTCGCGGGACGCGACGACCGCGCCCTGCCGGCCGCTCTCACCCTGCTCGCCGGGGCGACGGCGGTGGCGGCCGGCACCGCCGTCCAGCGGCGCATCCGCGCCACCGAGGGCTGGCGGACCTCCCGCGTACTGACGACCCGGCACGGCAACCGGCTCCAGTACGAGGAGATGTCGGTGGGTGACGGCGAGCGCCCGGTGTTCGTGCTCGCCGCGGGCCTGCTGTCCACCAGCGAGCACTACGCCTGGATCAGCGAGCGCCTGTCCCACGAGACCCCGTACGGCGTCATCGCCTATGCCCGCGCCGGATACGCGGGCAGTCGGCGCAGGGCGACCACCGTCTACCGGCTGTCGGAGTCGGTCGACGACCTCGTCGACCTGGTGAACGGCGCCGTGGCACCGCACCGCAAGGTGATCCTGGTCGGCCACTCGATCGGCGGGGAGCTCGTCCGCCGGGCCACCCGGCACCTCGGCGACCGGGTGCACGGTGTCGTGTACCTCGACTCCTCGCACCCGGACCAGTTCAACCGCTCCGCCCAGCAGCGAGTGACCGGCGCCGGCCTGGGCGGTACCTTCGCGTCCATGAGCCGGGCCCTGCGCCTGGGCACCGGAGCCCTGCTCACCCACCCGTGGTGGATCCGTGAACTGCCCGCCGCCTACCAGGAGAAGGTCTTCGCCCAGTACGCCGACGCGCGGATGTGGTACGCGGCCCGCCGCGAATGGAAGGCGCTGCAGGAGGACTTCGCGGCGTACCCCGGCCGACTCCCCACGATCGAGGGCGTACCCGGTCTGGTGATCTCCGCGCAGCGGACCGTGGACCGCGACCCCGACCAGCTGCTGATGCACCGGGAACTGGCCGAGGCCCACCGCGGGGCGCCCAGCGAGACGGTGGTCGTCGAGGGGGCGGGGCACGACACGCTGCTGCTCAACAGCCGTCTCGCCAACCAGGTCACGGACCGCGTCCTCGCGTTCTTCCAGCGCCTCGACGAGGGCACCCGGGCACCCCGGCGCAGCCGATCCGTCACGCTCGGCAAGGAGGCCGCACGATGA
- a CDS encoding NAD(P)/FAD-dependent oxidoreductase codes for MTTAVVVGSGPNGLAAAVFLAREGVEVTVLEAADTIGGGTRTSELTPGLLHDHCSATHPMAVGSPFLRSLDLGRHGLTWCLPEIDCVHPLDSGEAGVLHRSVEETAEGLPEGDGRRWRRTFGPLVDGYDALAEDLMRPLAHVPRHPVRLAAFGPQALLPTAAVARRWRSESARALFAGVAAHAFRPFDRPASAAIGLTIIAAGHRHGWPVAAGGSRAISDALAAQLTEFGGRVETGTRVLSRADLPPADLTLFDVAPGTVADILGDLLPVRVARAYRRYRQGPGAFKVDFAVQGGVPWTNQAARRAGTVHLGGPYAEVAATERAVHAGRMPRRPFVLVGQQYLADPRRSKGDLHPVWTYAHVPHGYDGDATEAIVAQIERFAPGFRERVLDMAVRPPAAFEEYNPNYVGGDIVAGANTAFQLVMRPRAALDPYSTGVPGMFICSAATPPGAGAHGMCGANAAASALRHLGRRHGKT; via the coding sequence ATGACTACGGCCGTCGTGGTGGGCAGCGGTCCGAACGGTCTCGCCGCGGCCGTGTTCCTCGCCCGGGAGGGCGTCGAGGTCACCGTCCTCGAAGCCGCCGACACCATCGGCGGGGGCACCCGCACCAGCGAACTGACACCGGGTCTCCTGCACGACCACTGCTCCGCCACCCACCCCATGGCCGTCGGCTCGCCCTTCCTGCGGAGCCTCGACCTCGGCCGCCACGGGCTGACCTGGTGCCTGCCGGAGATCGACTGCGTGCATCCGCTGGACTCCGGCGAGGCAGGGGTCCTGCACCGGTCGGTCGAGGAGACGGCGGAGGGTCTCCCCGAGGGCGACGGCCGCAGGTGGCGGCGGACCTTCGGGCCGCTCGTGGACGGCTACGACGCGCTGGCCGAGGACCTCATGCGCCCCCTCGCGCACGTGCCGCGCCATCCCGTGCGCCTCGCGGCCTTCGGACCGCAGGCCCTGCTGCCGACCGCGGCGGTGGCCCGGCGATGGCGGTCCGAGAGCGCCCGTGCCCTCTTCGCCGGCGTGGCCGCACACGCCTTCCGCCCGTTCGACCGGCCCGCGAGCGCCGCGATCGGCCTGACGATCATCGCCGCCGGCCATCGGCACGGCTGGCCGGTGGCCGCCGGCGGCTCCCGGGCGATCAGCGACGCGCTGGCCGCCCAGCTCACGGAGTTCGGCGGTCGCGTCGAGACCGGGACGCGCGTGCTTTCCCGGGCCGACCTGCCCCCGGCCGACCTGACCCTCTTCGACGTGGCCCCCGGGACGGTGGCCGACATCCTGGGGGATCTGCTGCCGGTCCGGGTGGCCCGTGCCTACCGGCGCTACCGCCAGGGCCCCGGCGCCTTCAAGGTGGACTTCGCCGTCCAGGGCGGAGTGCCCTGGACCAACCAGGCGGCCCGCCGGGCGGGCACCGTCCACCTCGGCGGGCCCTACGCGGAGGTCGCCGCCACCGAGCGGGCCGTGCACGCCGGCCGTATGCCTCGGAGGCCGTTCGTGCTGGTCGGGCAGCAGTATCTGGCCGACCCCCGGCGCTCGAAGGGCGACCTCCATCCCGTGTGGACGTACGCGCACGTGCCGCACGGCTACGACGGCGACGCCACGGAGGCGATCGTCGCGCAGATCGAGCGCTTCGCGCCCGGCTTCCGCGAGCGGGTCCTGGACATGGCCGTCCGCCCGCCGGCCGCGTTCGAGGAGTACAACCCGAACTACGTCGGCGGTGACATCGTCGCCGGGGCGAACACCGCCTTCCAGCTGGTCATGCGCCCTCGCGCCGCGCTCGACCCCTACAGCACCGGCGTGCCGGGCATGTTCATCTGTTCGGCGGCCACGCCGCCGGGCGCCGGCGCCCACGGCATGTGCGGCGCGAACGCCGCCGCGTCCGCCCTGCGTCACCTCGGGCGGCGACACGGCAAGACCTGA
- a CDS encoding histidine kinase: MTTSSLGALSARATQPHHHGRPRLPARRLDRHALYPALGVLWLLDVGIIVSHHRGPLDWLPLVTGPAALALVLVPESRLSITWRTGAAAAVSSTVTLSISLTGWAMPQWGLLETACMLVLIARTCRQVARPRVAFALAAAMGASVIDEPLRTGGMGITLTYPFLLTFAVGGAVGAGCYLRTLDARRRRTIAAVRLAERIQLARELHDFVAHHVTGIIAQAHAATVVHESEPHQVGPILGNIAEAGQRTMDSMRRLIRVLREDGEQVSLERPEEPYGELAKLVSEFSSQGDGSTAQLEITGAARRSGLLPEVGSAVHRVVQEALTNVRRHAPGTQATVRVHRTRDDLLRVDVYNEGPTGRVSRPTGGRGGYGLIGLRERAEAVGGSLTAGPDDEGGWWLIAHFPVLPKAELQESEEGAAPGSASGPVSRRSSGRHAKPHAPSEPEPDMNWDAS; this comes from the coding sequence ATGACAACTTCGTCACTCGGGGCACTCTCGGCACGAGCAACCCAGCCGCACCACCACGGCCGCCCCCGGCTACCCGCGCGACGGCTGGACCGCCACGCCCTGTACCCGGCGCTGGGTGTGCTGTGGCTGCTCGACGTCGGCATCATCGTGTCGCACCATCGTGGCCCTCTCGACTGGTTGCCGCTGGTGACGGGCCCCGCCGCCCTGGCCCTGGTGCTCGTGCCCGAATCACGGCTGAGCATCACTTGGCGTACCGGGGCCGCCGCGGCCGTCTCGTCGACGGTGACCCTGAGCATCTCCCTGACGGGCTGGGCCATGCCCCAGTGGGGGCTCCTGGAGACGGCGTGCATGCTGGTCCTGATCGCCCGCACCTGCCGCCAGGTGGCCCGACCCCGGGTCGCCTTCGCGCTGGCCGCCGCGATGGGGGCCAGCGTCATCGACGAGCCCCTGCGCACAGGAGGTATGGGGATCACCCTCACGTACCCGTTCCTGCTGACGTTCGCGGTCGGTGGCGCCGTCGGCGCGGGGTGCTACCTGCGCACCCTGGACGCCCGGCGCCGGCGCACGATCGCCGCCGTCAGGCTCGCCGAGCGGATCCAACTCGCCCGGGAACTGCACGACTTCGTCGCCCACCACGTGACGGGCATCATCGCGCAGGCGCACGCCGCCACTGTCGTCCACGAGAGCGAGCCCCACCAGGTCGGCCCCATCCTGGGCAACATCGCCGAGGCCGGGCAGCGGACCATGGACTCCATGCGCCGTCTGATCCGGGTGCTGCGCGAGGACGGCGAACAGGTCTCCCTCGAACGCCCCGAGGAGCCGTACGGCGAACTCGCAAAGCTCGTCTCGGAGTTCAGCAGCCAGGGCGACGGTTCGACCGCCCAGCTGGAGATCACCGGAGCCGCCCGCAGAAGCGGTCTGCTGCCCGAGGTGGGTTCGGCGGTCCACCGGGTGGTGCAGGAGGCGCTGACCAACGTACGGCGGCACGCTCCGGGCACCCAGGCCACGGTGCGCGTCCACCGCACCCGCGACGACCTGCTGCGGGTCGACGTCTACAACGAGGGGCCCACGGGGCGGGTCTCCCGTCCCACGGGCGGTCGTGGCGGCTACGGGCTGATCGGGCTGCGGGAGCGGGCGGAGGCGGTTGGCGGCTCCCTGACGGCTGGGCCGGACGACGAGGGTGGCTGGTGGCTCATCGCGCATTTCCCGGTGCTCCCGAAAGCCGAGCTCCAGGAATCCGAGGAGGGCGCCGCGCCGGGTTCCGCATCGGGTCCGGTCTCCCGTCGATCCTCCGGACGCCATGCGAAGCCGCACGCACCCTCCGAGCCCGAACCGGACATGAACTGGGACGCCAGTTAG
- a CDS encoding response regulator transcription factor has product MLGRVSSTPTRVMIADDQDLIRAGFRLILDAQEGIEVIGEAADGLACVEAARALRPDVCLVDIRMPKLDGLEVTRLLAGPGATHPTQVVVVTSFDQDDYLNIALRNGACGFLLKDAAPALLIEAVRAAARGDALVSPAVTVRLLKHLEERSATPAEGTGVTESSLSARELEVARLVAVGRTNQEISDELCLSLSTVKTHLGHIHHKLGVRNRVEVAAWAWANGMVRTGH; this is encoded by the coding sequence ATGCTCGGCCGCGTGAGCAGCACCCCCACACGTGTGATGATCGCCGACGACCAGGATCTGATCCGGGCCGGTTTCCGTCTCATCCTCGACGCCCAGGAGGGAATCGAGGTGATCGGAGAGGCAGCCGACGGACTCGCGTGCGTGGAGGCGGCGCGCGCCTTGCGGCCGGATGTGTGTCTGGTGGACATCCGGATGCCGAAGCTGGACGGGCTGGAGGTGACCCGGCTGCTGGCCGGACCGGGGGCCACACACCCGACCCAGGTGGTGGTGGTCACCAGCTTCGACCAGGACGACTACCTCAACATCGCTCTGCGCAACGGAGCGTGCGGCTTCCTCCTCAAGGACGCGGCGCCCGCGCTGCTGATCGAGGCGGTGCGGGCGGCGGCCCGCGGTGACGCACTGGTCTCGCCCGCGGTGACGGTCCGGCTGCTGAAGCATCTGGAGGAGCGGTCGGCGACCCCGGCGGAGGGCACCGGGGTGACCGAATCCTCGCTCAGCGCACGGGAGTTGGAGGTGGCCCGTCTGGTCGCGGTGGGCCGGACCAATCAGGAGATCAGCGACGAGCTGTGTCTGTCGCTGTCCACCGTGAAGACACATCTGGGGCACATCCACCACAAGCTCGGCGTACGCAACCGCGTCGAGGTGGCCGCCTGGGCCTGGGCCAACGGGATGGTACGGACCGGGCACTGA
- a CDS encoding helix-turn-helix transcriptional regulator, which yields MTVDSSGRLSAREMEILLLAAHGMSDADMSRELSISPRTVASHMRSIREKLCAKNRTHLVVTALRAGILALRTDRTDRTAWTDGMGETFRLTGRSGVRARPAGIAWQVAERRISEYRTHRVPRP from the coding sequence ATGACAGTGGACAGCTCCGGCCGACTCAGCGCCCGGGAAATGGAGATCCTCCTTCTGGCAGCCCACGGCATGTCGGATGCGGACATGTCCCGTGAGCTGTCGATCTCACCCCGCACGGTAGCCTCCCATATGCGCAGCATCCGGGAGAAGTTGTGCGCGAAGAACCGTACGCATCTGGTGGTCACCGCGTTGCGCGCGGGAATCCTGGCGCTGCGCACGGACCGCACGGACAGGACGGCCTGGACGGACGGCATGGGTGAAACGTTCCGCTTGACTGGCCGGAGCGGAGTCCGGGCCCGGCCCGCCGGCATCGCGTGGCAGGTGGCTGAGCGTCGCATCTCCGAGTACCGGACACATCGAGTGCCCCGGCCCTAG
- a CDS encoding histidine kinase, which translates to MRAVSGALSPWITDAVLVTVSLADVWIHDVGPHHPQELAAALLAAFALVVRRRLPLPTFLLALPTALFTDAVFATLVALYTLASRTHHRVPLAVCALGFTVCDLTWWSWPSPEFTDIDDRQALIPLSYSVAQATAPLFLGRLVQARRELSLRLVEVSEAREHERLLIAQGVLAKERAQLAREMHDAVSHQVSLIAVRAGALQVGSRDTEAKEAAATIRRLSVQTLDELRHMVGILRASGSRPTELTPQPSLADLDRLVAGSGIDTDLRTDLPGDLPPPVQRAVYRTVQEALTNIRKHAPGATATIRMRQEDGTLRVTVTNTAPSRPALSLPGAHHGLIGLRQRAELLGGTVTSRHLGDGGYELRLELPVDGAP; encoded by the coding sequence ATGAGGGCCGTCTCCGGCGCCCTGAGTCCCTGGATCACGGATGCCGTGCTCGTCACGGTCTCCTTGGCGGACGTGTGGATCCACGACGTGGGCCCCCATCACCCCCAGGAGCTGGCCGCCGCCCTGCTCGCGGCCTTCGCGCTCGTCGTGCGCCGCCGGCTGCCGCTGCCGACCTTCCTGCTCGCCCTGCCGACCGCCCTGTTCACGGACGCGGTGTTCGCCACGCTGGTGGCGCTGTACACCCTCGCCTCGCGCACCCACCACCGGGTGCCGCTGGCCGTGTGCGCGTTGGGGTTCACGGTCTGCGACCTGACCTGGTGGTCGTGGCCGTCACCGGAGTTCACCGACATCGACGACCGCCAGGCCCTGATCCCGCTCTCCTACAGCGTGGCGCAGGCGACCGCGCCCCTCTTCCTCGGCCGACTCGTCCAGGCCCGCCGGGAGCTGTCGCTGCGTCTGGTCGAGGTCTCCGAGGCACGTGAGCACGAACGGCTGCTGATCGCGCAGGGCGTTCTGGCGAAGGAACGCGCCCAGCTCGCCCGGGAGATGCACGACGCCGTATCCCACCAGGTCAGTCTGATCGCCGTGCGCGCGGGAGCCCTCCAGGTGGGCAGCCGGGACACGGAGGCGAAGGAGGCGGCCGCCACGATACGGCGGCTGAGCGTGCAGACCCTGGACGAGCTGCGGCACATGGTCGGCATACTGCGGGCCTCCGGCAGCCGCCCCACCGAACTGACCCCGCAGCCCTCGCTCGCGGATCTCGACCGGCTGGTCGCCGGCAGCGGCATCGACACCGACCTGCGGACGGACCTGCCGGGCGATCTGCCGCCGCCCGTCCAGCGCGCCGTCTACCGCACCGTGCAGGAAGCCCTCACCAACATCCGCAAGCACGCCCCCGGTGCCACCGCCACCATCCGGATGCGCCAGGAGGACGGCACGCTGCGGGTGACCGTCACGAACACCGCGCCCAGCCGCCCGGCCCTCTCGCTGCCAGGCGCCCACCACGGCCTGATCGGTCTGCGCCAGCGGGCCGAACTCCTCGGCGGCACGGTCACCTCCAGGCATCTGGGCGACGGTGGCTACGAGCTGCGCCTGGAACTGCCGGTCGACGGCGCGCCCTGA
- a CDS encoding response regulator transcription factor: protein MIRVLVVDDEALIRTGFEHILNSADDIDVVAAVPGGRAVHAVRELRPEVVLLDIRMPDVDGLTVLAELRRLPRPPVVAMLTTFDMDEYVAAALRSGAAGFLLKDTDPEQLPYLVRTLAAGGVALSSRVTRTVVDGYLDNGLREAAVRLVDRLTERERDVLVLITEGLSNTDIADRMHLSTGTVKDHVSALLTKLEVGSRVQAALLAERAGLLRRSRSAGGGPGRESG, encoded by the coding sequence GTGATCCGGGTACTGGTGGTCGACGACGAAGCCCTGATCCGTACGGGCTTCGAGCACATCCTCAACTCCGCGGACGACATCGACGTGGTCGCGGCGGTCCCCGGCGGCCGGGCCGTGCACGCCGTACGGGAGCTGCGCCCCGAGGTCGTCCTGCTGGACATCCGTATGCCGGACGTGGACGGGCTGACCGTCCTCGCCGAACTCAGGAGACTCCCCCGCCCTCCCGTGGTGGCCATGCTCACCACCTTCGACATGGACGAGTACGTGGCGGCCGCCCTCCGCTCGGGAGCAGCGGGCTTCCTCCTCAAGGACACCGATCCGGAGCAACTTCCGTATCTCGTACGCACCTTGGCGGCCGGTGGGGTGGCGCTGTCGTCCCGGGTGACCCGGACCGTCGTCGACGGCTATCTGGACAACGGGCTCCGGGAGGCCGCCGTCCGGCTCGTGGACCGGCTGACCGAACGTGAGCGGGACGTCCTGGTCCTCATCACGGAGGGGCTGTCCAACACCGACATCGCTGACCGGATGCATCTGAGCACGGGCACGGTCAAGGACCATGTGAGCGCGCTGCTCACCAAGTTGGAGGTGGGCAGCCGGGTGCAGGCGGCACTGCTGGCCGAACGCGCGGGTCTGCTCAGGCGGTCGCGCTCCGCCGGCGGCGGACCCGGACGGGAGTCCGGATGA
- a CDS encoding DUF418 domain-containing protein, which yields MTPDTSPDLSSPPAAAPALASAAAPAPAPASATAEAPQGPSTGRLVGIDLARGLAVFGMYAAHVGPEPANGGPLGFVMELARGRSSALFALLAGFTLVLITGRPHPRTGRAGRQAVARMVIRSLVLIVLGFALTALDTDVDVILAFYGLTFLAVLPFHRLRVRTLALLAAAGALVMPQVMYGVRLSIEDGDWADAIVATDPLARVSDTDGLMELLFTGEYPVLTWMSFMLAGMAVARLDLTCAAVRTRLTAAGGALTVLGYGGSWLALRLVPHARATVAAAADGDGAASAWWSDTVGYLVDDTPAAWLLVGAPHSQTTFSILGNTGVALLVVVLCVTAVDRLPRCARLARPVCAVGMTALTAYVLHILAIREFGMEEETGPALLDLFLYSAVALLLATAWTRWFRRGPLEHLLHVSTLPARHVK from the coding sequence ATGACACCAGACACGTCACCGGACCTGTCGTCCCCACCGGCCGCCGCGCCGGCACTCGCTTCCGCCGCGGCCCCGGCTCCCGCCCCGGCCTCCGCAACCGCAGAAGCCCCCCAAGGGCCGTCCACCGGGCGGCTGGTCGGCATCGATCTGGCCCGGGGGCTCGCGGTCTTCGGCATGTACGCCGCGCACGTCGGTCCGGAGCCGGCGAACGGCGGGCCGCTGGGCTTCGTGATGGAACTGGCGCGGGGCCGTTCCTCGGCGCTGTTCGCGCTGCTCGCCGGGTTCACCCTGGTCCTGATCACCGGGCGCCCACACCCCCGCACCGGGCGCGCCGGACGGCAGGCGGTCGCCCGGATGGTCATCCGTTCCCTCGTCCTGATCGTGCTCGGGTTCGCCCTGACCGCCCTCGACACCGACGTCGACGTGATCCTCGCCTTCTACGGGCTGACCTTCCTCGCCGTCCTGCCCTTCCATCGCCTGCGCGTCCGGACTCTCGCGCTCCTTGCCGCCGCGGGCGCGCTCGTCATGCCCCAAGTCATGTACGGGGTACGGCTGTCGATCGAGGACGGCGACTGGGCGGACGCGATCGTCGCCACCGACCCGCTGGCCCGGGTCAGCGACACGGACGGCCTCATGGAGTTGCTGTTCACGGGCGAGTACCCGGTGCTCACCTGGATGTCGTTCATGCTGGCCGGCATGGCGGTGGCCCGGCTCGACCTCACCTGCGCCGCTGTCCGCACCCGACTCACCGCGGCCGGGGGCGCGTTGACCGTCCTCGGCTACGGAGGCTCCTGGCTGGCCCTGCGCCTCGTCCCGCACGCCCGAGCCACCGTCGCCGCCGCAGCGGACGGCGACGGGGCCGCCTCGGCCTGGTGGTCCGACACCGTCGGCTACCTCGTCGACGACACCCCGGCGGCCTGGCTCCTGGTGGGCGCGCCGCACAGCCAGACGACCTTCTCCATCCTCGGCAACACCGGTGTCGCGCTGCTCGTCGTGGTGCTGTGCGTGACGGCCGTGGACCGACTGCCCCGCTGCGCGCGCCTCGCCCGGCCCGTGTGCGCCGTCGGCATGACGGCCCTGACGGCGTACGTCCTGCACATCCTCGCCATCCGGGAGTTCGGCATGGAGGAGGAGACCGGCCCGGCCCTCCTCGACCTCTTCCTCTACAGTGCGGTCGCCCTGCTGCTCGCCACCGCTTGGACCCGGTGGTTCCGCCGTGGACCGCTGGAACACCTGCTGCACGTCAGCACGCTCCCGGCGCGCCATGTGAAGTGA